The sequence below is a genomic window from Penaeus monodon isolate SGIC_2016 chromosome 14, NSTDA_Pmon_1, whole genome shotgun sequence.
AaactctttatctctatctgtttctatctatgtatatataaccaattatactaatagtaaaaaaaaggccTTTCAAACCTgatttttccccccacaaaaaaataaacaaataaacaaacaagtgagtataaaaaaatagcaaagagcAAAATCTTCTCACCTGCACAAGCGGCGTGTGCAAGATGGCGGACGCGTAGTAGGGCATCCAGCACACGAAGAAAAGCACGATCACAACCACCGAGATCTTGGCGGCGCGGGACTCTTCCTTGTGCAAGAAGAGCGACGCGTTGCTGATGCGGTGACGGAGTGTCGTGACAATCTGGGAGGAGGTAGAGCGCGTCGAAGGAGTCCTGAGGAGGAAggcgggaaggaaagagaggcctGGGTTAatgggtttgtctttttttcactgTGGCGGAGGTTATTAATGTGTTCATAATTCATGTTCTCTTATGCTTAAATTACTTTTCGTTTAATGTTTGTTTCCAAAAACGGCGAGATATCACCATTTTGggcgaaaaagagaagaagaaaaaaaatcatcccttGGTCAAAAACAAACGAAGCCAGCGAACGGCTCTCTGTCCGACTCACCTCGAGGGAGCTCTTGGAGGGCCGACGGCATCGAGGGTGGCGCCGCAGAGGGAGTTCCTGCGCGCCCTCTCGCTGTTCTTGTGCGCCGCGTGGTAGATCCTGACGTAGATCCAGATCAGGAGGTGCATCGGTCCTACGAAGGACACCACCATATTGATCAGGACGAAGTAGGAGCGGAAGGTCCAGATGTCTCCGCTGGGAGGCATCGATCCGCAAACATTCCTGTTGGAGGAAGATTGAGGGGTTAATTATCGGCTGGTTAGACACATAATTTGTTAACATAttcaataaagtaataatggtgataataataaaaataacagtacttttaatattgcaattaccatcataatggtaatgacaagaataataataataataataatgatgataatactcgtGAGATCtggtatcattagtatcattataaaatttattattgcagcattatcatcattataatggatatattctttattcctgttcctgttcctataattcattgttattgtttttgtactGCTTTCACTACCTATGGCTTGGTCCTTGCAATACAGTTGATATGATtcatccccttcccttacccccaaaCGTCCTCCTACTCCCCTGCCCCAGGACCCTGGCGTCCCCTTCAACCCCAGCCCCTTCCCCTCGGCTAGAAAGCCCCCTAGACCTCAAAGCCCCCCGTCCCGCCCTACAGAACCCCCGTCGGACTCACCACGCCCTTCCGGAGAGCTCGCCGAAACCCGCGGCGACGGCGATGAGCGCGGCGAGGACCCAGCCGCCGGCGATCATGGCGACGCTCTTGGGCCGCGTGACCAGCATGTGGTAGTGGAGCGGGTCCGTGATGGCGCAGAACCTGTCGACGGCGATGAGGAGCGTGGCGAACACGGACGCCGACGCCACCAGCTCCGACACGGCGTCCATGGCGCGGCACAGAGCCACCGACTCCCAGCCGACGTGAAAGGTGTCGGCCACCACCAAGGGCAGGAGGAGCCACGACGCCAGCAGGTTGCACACGGTTAGGCTCATGATGAAtctgggagaggaagaaaaagttgtttaataaaagggaaataagaggaaataacaggaaataaccgaaatggaggagaagaaaaggaatgaaatcaATCCAACAACAAACATGAGCATAATGAACCTCCTCGACACGGTGGGTCTCGGTCGGAACTTCGCTCATGAATTTTATCCccatttcttttcgtttattatcATCTAATATTTTCGCCAAATGAATTTATTTGCATCTCAAACTGTCATAAAAACGAGATAAAGAATGTTTCATCATCAGCTTCTCAGTCATAAAGCTTAATCCCTGGGTGGCCGTGACGAGCGGGATGGAGGACAGACGGAAACATTACATCAGGCAGACATAGGAGACGCCGCTGATCCCACAATGAATGAATGATGTTGGTCGTCGTCCTGGCTCGCTCGACCCGCACAGGGAGTGTTGGACCGCTGAAGGTCGCCCCAGgtacgcccctctccctctctcccttcggcCCTTCCCCCCTCGCCTCATACCCCACACCTGTCTGCCTCCTTTTTGGGTATGCCTCGGGGCATAGGGTTTGGTAATCGCTATTTCATTCATTTCCCATTTTCGGTGATTATATTCAATATACGGAAGCGATAACACGcttacaagaagaagaaaatatcaaCCTATACGCATTTTCTCGAAAGTattacgagaaagagaaagagggagaaaaaaaggtgatgaatATTGGTTTGTGAATGTTCCTTTTGTCGGCGGATTAAGAATGCATTAGTTTAAACGCAAGTGATAGCTTCAGCCGACAGACCAATGCTGGGACTGTCAGCTTTCTTACCTGGCCAAGTCCTTACACGTCCGCTGGTGGTACTTACGGTGTGTTCATTTTATTGCCTTGCCTTTACAGTGTTGTCTTCGTGCAACATCGCGTTTACActgtaatcattacaataatcgtAAATCCTTGCTTAacccagtaaagaaaaaaagaagccaaTCGTAATACATAAAGTTTAAGACTGCGTTTTCGTTCACAGCAGAAACGCGCTTGGGGAACTCGAACGCCGTTTCGAAAATGCTGTTCGGAAAAAGGGAGGATTCTTTATTAACATTCGGGAAGCGGAGGAAAAGGCGCACAAGGACCTCGTCGCGGGAGGGTGCGAAGGTAAGGTGTGTTGGCGGCAATTAGAGAAGTATTTGAATGCAAGGATGCGTGTCAGGATGGATAGGAGTGTCACATCAACGTTTGTTTGGCGGACCTTTGATGGATGCGTCGaaggcgggggagaaggggggtggagagagatcgGTCGAgcataaaattatttcttttcgtACCGTCCCTTCGCCGCGTCTGAATATCTCAGCCTTttcttattactctctctctctctctctctctctctctctctctctctctctctctctctctctctctctctctctctctctctctctctctctctctttctctatccctccctccctctctccctatccctccctccctcttcctctttattcctctctctttctctccatttattcACATTCGACTCCTCCATATTCCCCTAAACCACTCGCAGTTCTGCCAAGCCCTTAAAAAATACCGCGTAAACACCACGACGGGAAGTGCCATCCATAGAAGAGAATTATAAGTCCTTTCTACGGGGCACTCGAGGTCCCACACTCCACGCTCTTAAGCCCAGGTGTTTGGAactattttcttgttctcttattTGCATACGATTTCTTATCTTCAGGTTTTGGCTTGGTAATGGATTTCCGTGGCCTGGATGGGGGTGTTCATGACGTGCGGGTCTTTATTGCTGTGACTGTATTTTGTAGCGTTAAGTGGCAGTCTCTTTGTAATAGTGCATATATTTGGCAACCAGATGTTCAATTACAGTTTCTTAATGATTCTTAATGATTCCTCCAAAGATCATAAATGAGATGAATAATTCATCACGCATACGATTTCATAGGCAAGAACAAAAAGCTAGTTTAGccggaaggaaaacaaaaaaagggcgcCTTGGTCGTTAATGACAGGGCTGGGTGATGGGCAGCTACACCCCCGTTGATGGACTGACGAATTGATCGAGGGCTGAGGGctgagggggaggtggtgggggtaggtgggggcAGGTGGGGGAGGAATGGAATGCCGTTCCATATTCCATTTGCTACCGTGTTGGGGATCTGGTAATAAAGACAgtgacccagagagagagagagagaaatagggggaggggagatagagagagagggggaggggagatagagagagagagggagagagagagagagagagagagagagagagagagagagagagagagagagagagagagagagagagagagagagagagagagaggcagtcgaAAAAAAAGTCCAAACGGTCCATTCAGTTCACTGGCTTCGATGGGGTCCATAGGTCttcaggactttttttttctctctctccttcgactTCTTACTCTAGGCCTCTTTCGACAGCCAAGGGCACGGCGGCCGGAAATGAATATGTGAGGTGCCGAGTAACGGGTATCGGTCAAAAATCTGTCGATTTGACAAACCAGGACGAAATGCCATCTGCCGCTTTTTAGCCACGGGgcagagagaaggtggggggtgggggatgggggaaaggggagtatgGGGATAAGGCCTATGGGGAATGAGGGACGTGGGGTTATACTTGGCACTCGAGGCGGCTGGAAGACCTTGAAAGCCATCTCTTTTCGTGGCGCCTCAAGGGCCTCGGTGTGAAGTAATACCCAAGTAGGTATCGCCTCTTTCCTGTCGGTCGAATTCTTTGTCTTTCGGAAATACTCTTCGTCTGCTGATTGTTTTCTTCTACTTTTGTTCTGCGTCttgtccttttctttccttctctctctctctctctctctctctctctctctctctctctctctctctctctctctctctctctctctctctctctctccttctatctaataatctatctatatatctgtgtttgtctgCCGCGTCTTGCACACACATCCGCCTTCGCAAGAGTATCAACGAATCCCTTATATAGAAGATATTGCAGGTGTCACCGCTCCCCCCGCTGCGAGCCTAGGAGGTCCCCAGCATCCGCGAGATGTGTATCTAACCGGAAGATCGACTCAGCTCACTCAGCTTGATTTCTGGCACCGCGGGGAGATTGCCAGCGAGCCAGAGGCCTTCCACATCCTGGTACATTTAAGACAAAACGGAAGTACTCATATGGCAAGACAAGTGTGCGCGAAGACACTTCTCCAGGAGCTACTTAATGCACGATAAACAAGAGCTCAACAAAAATCCATATGGATGAAGGACACGCCACTTGAACCCTCCTCGGCGTCCTGTAGGCTTAGCGGCATGGCCTCTCACGCCCCgatccttctctcattctcttctcttcctctctctttctccctctctccttcgtccgCCTGCTTTTATAATGAGAGAGCATCGTGTTCATCTCGCGAACCCGATCATTAGGGCGTTCGTGAC
It includes:
- the LOC119581075 gene encoding beta-3 adrenergic receptor-like isoform X2, whose protein sequence is MVSLGVEGVAAWAVSIAVTVVLVVVFLVSTVFNTVVLVIFFRRPSLRSVSNRFIMSLTVCNLLASWLLLPLVVADTFHVGWESVALCRAMDAVSELVASASVFATLLIAVDRFCAITDPLHYHMLVTRPKSVAMIAGGWVLAALIAVAAGFGELSGRAWNVCGSMPPSGDIWTFRSYFVLINMVVSFVGPMHLLIWIYVRIYHAAHKNSERARRNSLCGATLDAVGPPRAPSRTPSTRSTSSQIVTTLRHRISNASLFLHKEESRAAKISVVVIVLFFVCWMPYYASAILHTPLVQPLWVPNVVHNVAMILVLSNSAVSPYVYLYRSRRIQREVRRLLGLPLSAGKSPGGSSRRGRPLLHLQLEMIPPSPTVPDGYFDRALDPYILPCKDQRAAPQSPLQAILNKFFRAVGFAWEPWRDSITSNSSASTATSNSSSTTASGSTECSSAESESMLPKVVAAKSDS
- the LOC119581075 gene encoding beta-3 adrenergic receptor-like isoform X1, yielding MDAKTGEGVVMVSLGVEGVAAWAVSIAVTVVLVVVFLVSTVFNTVVLVIFFRRPSLRSVSNRFIMSLTVCNLLASWLLLPLVVADTFHVGWESVALCRAMDAVSELVASASVFATLLIAVDRFCAITDPLHYHMLVTRPKSVAMIAGGWVLAALIAVAAGFGELSGRAWNVCGSMPPSGDIWTFRSYFVLINMVVSFVGPMHLLIWIYVRIYHAAHKNSERARRNSLCGATLDAVGPPRAPSRTPSTRSTSSQIVTTLRHRISNASLFLHKEESRAAKISVVVIVLFFVCWMPYYASAILHTPLVQPLWVPNVVHNVAMILVLSNSAVSPYVYLYRSRRIQREVRRLLGLPLSAGKSPGGSSRRGRPLLHLQLEMIPPSPTVPDGYFDRALDPYILPCKDQRAAPQSPLQAILNKFFRAVGFAWEPWRDSITSNSSASTATSNSSSTTASGSTECSSAESESMLPKVVAAKSDS